A region from the Planctomycetia bacterium genome encodes:
- a CDS encoding Gfo/Idh/MocA family oxidoreductase, translating to MSESNSGGAAAPESPRDASRRGFLKTSTLAAAGATFAGTLGIARSAHAAGDDTIRIGVIGCGGRGSGAANQALQTKGAVKLVAIGDAFQNRIDICLNALKAEVSSDRLDVPKERQFVGFDAYQKVLECDIDLVILATPPGFRPIHFEAAVNAGKHIFMEKPVAVDPTGVRKVLAAVEIAKQKNLGVGVGLQRHHQPPYIETIKRLQDGAIGDIVAARCYWNDAGVWVNPKQEGETEMHYQMRNWYYFNWLCGDHIVEQHIHNLDVINWVKAAYPVRAQGMGGRQVRVAEEYGEIYDHHAVEFEYADGSRMFSYCRHIPNCWSSVSEHVIGTKGTADISAARIMAAGQEPWRYRGPTPNAYQVEHDDLFASIRAGSPLNEGHNGAMSTMTAILGRLATYSGQMLNMDEALASEVSLAPAKYDFDAAPPTPAVAVPGQTKVV from the coding sequence ATGAGCGAATCGAACTCCGGCGGCGCGGCTGCGCCAGAATCGCCACGCGATGCTTCGCGGCGCGGGTTTTTGAAGACATCGACCTTGGCCGCCGCGGGGGCGACGTTCGCCGGCACGCTGGGCATCGCGCGGAGCGCGCATGCGGCGGGAGATGACACGATTCGGATCGGCGTAATCGGTTGCGGCGGGCGCGGCAGCGGGGCCGCGAATCAGGCCCTGCAAACCAAGGGCGCAGTCAAACTGGTCGCCATCGGCGACGCTTTTCAAAACCGCATCGACATCTGCTTGAACGCCCTCAAGGCCGAGGTCTCCAGCGATCGCCTCGACGTCCCGAAGGAACGGCAGTTCGTCGGCTTCGACGCTTACCAGAAAGTGTTGGAGTGCGATATCGATCTCGTGATCCTGGCCACGCCGCCGGGCTTCCGCCCGATTCATTTCGAGGCGGCCGTGAACGCGGGCAAGCACATCTTCATGGAGAAGCCGGTCGCGGTCGATCCGACGGGTGTTCGCAAGGTTTTGGCGGCCGTGGAAATCGCCAAGCAGAAGAATCTTGGCGTCGGCGTCGGGCTGCAGCGTCATCATCAACCGCCGTACATCGAGACGATCAAGCGTCTGCAAGACGGCGCGATCGGCGATATCGTCGCGGCGCGCTGCTACTGGAACGACGCCGGCGTCTGGGTCAACCCGAAGCAGGAAGGGGAGACCGAGATGCACTACCAGATGCGGAACTGGTACTACTTCAACTGGCTCTGCGGCGATCACATCGTCGAGCAGCACATTCACAACCTCGACGTGATCAACTGGGTCAAAGCGGCCTATCCGGTCCGCGCGCAAGGCATGGGCGGACGTCAGGTGCGCGTCGCCGAAGAGTACGGCGAGATCTACGATCATCACGCCGTGGAATTCGAGTACGCCGACGGCTCCCGGATGTTCAGCTACTGCCGGCACATCCCCAACTGCTGGAGCAGCGTCTCGGAGCACGTCATCGGCACCAAGGGCACCGCGGACATTAGTGCCGCGCGGATTATGGCTGCCGGGCAAGAACCGTGGCGCTACCGTGGTCCCACGCCGAACGCCTACCAGGTGGAACACGACGACCTCTTCGCCAGCATCCGCGCCGGCTCGCCGCTGAATGAAGGACACAACGGCGCGATGAGCACGATGACGGCGATCCTCGGCCGCCTCGCGACTTACTCCGGCCAGATGCTGAACATGGATGAAGCGTTGGCTTCGGAAGTCAGCCTCGCCCCGGCGAAATACGACTTCGACGCCGCCCCGCCGACGCCAGCCGTCGCCGTGCCGGGCCAAACGAAGGTAGTCTGA